The genome window GACGGCCCGGACCAGGTGGGCCGTGCGGACCGCCCGGCCGCAGGACGCGACCGCGCTCGCCGAGCTCGCCGCGGTCACGTTCCCCCTGGCGTGCCCGCCGGGCTCGACCGCGCAGGACCAGCAAGCCTTCCTCGCGGCGCACCTGAGCGCCGAGCGGTTCGTCGAGCACACGTCCGCCGCGGACCGTGCGGTCCTGGTCACCGCGACGCCCGACGACGAGCTCCTGGGCTACACGGTGCTCGTGACCGGGGAGCCCGCCGACGAGGACGCCCGCGCCGCCGTGCACATCCGTCCCGCCGTCGAGCTCTCCAAGTGCTACGTCCACCCCGACCACCACGGGGCGGGGGTGGCGTCCGCGCTGCTGCGCACGTCGTTCGAACACGCCCGCGCCCTCGGCGGCATGGGCATGTGGCTGGGCGTCAACCAGCACAACGCCCGCGCGCAGGCCTTCTACGCGCGCGAGGGCTTCGCGGTCGTCGGGGTCAAGCACTTCCGCGTCGGGTCGCGCCTCGAGGACGACTACGTGCTGGAGCGCCCGCTCTGACGCGTCCGGTCGGGACGACGCCCGGGGCGGGTGTCAGCCGGGTGCGTCGGGCCCGACGGGGTCGAGGGCGACCCAGCGCACGCCGTGCGACGGCACGTCGAGCGTGAGCCGACCCCCCGGCTCGGCGGTCGGCTCCGGCGGTGGCAGCGGGTCGCCCGACCACAGGTCGCGCACGGTCCAGCCGCGTACCGCTGCCGCGTCCCCCACGAGACCCGAGAGCGGCAGCCGCTGCGTGCGGGTGCCCGTGCCCGTCCAGAACACGGCGACGTAGCGGGTCGCCCCGGTGGCGCAGCGTGCCGACCACACGACGACCTCGCCGTCGTCGGCCGGCTCGCGCAGGAGCTCGCGGCCGTCGGTGGCGGTGCGCAGGACGTGCCCGACGGCGGGCGTGGTCAGCAGCGCGACGGTCGCGGCGTCGGACGTCGGCAGGTCGCCGCCCATCATGAGCGGCGAGCGCGCCATGACCCACAGCGTCAGCAGCGTGCGCTGCTCGTCGGGCGTCAGGCGCGACGCGCGGTCCTCGCCGCGCTCGGCGCGGATGCCGATGCGTCCGAGCGGCAGCATGTCGGCGTCGGCCCACCCGCCGGGCTGCTGGAACGGCGCCCAGCGCGCGAGCCGCGCGAAGTTCGCGTGCACGTCCTCCCAGCGGTCCCAGAGGTCGTCGCACACGCGCCACATCTGGGCGTGCGCGCGCAGCACCGGAAGGTGCGCGGTCGACAGCGCGGTGCCGGGTGACAGCGACAGCACGATCTGGCGCCCGGAGCGCTCGATCGCGCGGGACCACGCCGTGACGGCGTCGGCGTGGAACGGCGCGAGCATGTCGTCGACCTTGACGAGGTCGACGCCCCACGACGCGAGCTGCGCGACGAGGCCGTCGAGCCAGGTCTGCGCGGCGGGGTGCGCGTGGTCGAGCCCGTACATGTGACCGTTCCAGGCGCAGGTCGACGACGTGTCGGCGATGTCGGCGGTGGTGACCGGGCCGCCCGACGGCGCGCTGTCGGCGCCCGCCACGGGCAGGCGCGCCGCGACCGCGCGGCGCGGGATGCCCCGCAGCACGTGGACGCCGAACCGCAGACCCATCGCGTGCACCTGCGCGGCGAGGTCGGCGAACCCGCGCCCGCCGGCGGCGGACGGGAAGCGTCCGGGTGCCGGCTGGGGGTAGCCGTTGCCGTCGAGGACGAGGTCGGCGTCCTGCGTGTAGCCGTGAGGACGTGCGTCGGGGTCGGACCAGTCGATGTCGACCACGACCGTGTCCCAGCCGTGGGGCAGCAGCCGCTCGGCCATGAAGCGCGCGTTGGCCAGCACCTCGGCCTCGGTGACGGTCGTGCCGTAGCAGTCCCAGCTGTTCCACCCCATCGGAGGGGTGAGTGCCCATGTCATGCACGGCTCCAGTCGACGTCGTTGTAGGGGGACATCTCCACCGCCCGGCGGCGGCGTCATGCGCCTGCGTGCTCACCCAGGGTGGACTGGCGCGGCACGACGGCGAAGTCGGGGACGACCTGCTGGAACGGCCCGCCGTCACCGGCCGCCCCGATGCGCGCGGCCAGCAGGTCGACGGCCGTCTGCGCGATCTGGTCCCGGCCGGGGCGGACGGTCGACAGGGTCGGCGACGAGTAGGCGGTCTCCTCGATGTCGTCGAAGCCGATGACCGCGATCTGCCCGGGCACGTCGATGCGACGCAGGTGCAGGGTGTGCAGCGCGCCCAGCGCGAGCACGTCGTTGAGCCCGAACACCGCGTCGATGCCGAGGTCGGCGTCGAGCAGGCGTGCCATGGTCTCGGCGCCCGCGGGGCGCCGCCACGGGCCGGCCTCGCCGACCAGCCGCGGGTCGAACGGCACACCATTCTCCGCGAGCGCAGCGGCGTAGCCCTGCACGCGCAGCGCCGCGGAGCCGACCGTCTCCCCCGGGTGCGCGCCGACCACCGCGATGCGGCGACGCCCCAGGTCCAGCAGGTGCTGGGTCGCGGCCCTGGCGGCCTCCACGTTGCTCATCGTCACGTGGTCGGCAGGTCCGCCGAAGATCCGCTCGCCGAGCAGCACCATGGGGTGGCCGATGCCGTCGAGCTCGTGCACGTCGTCGGGGCCCAGCGCCAGCGGCGAGTAGATGAGGCCGTCGGTGAACTGCCGCCGCTGACCCCGCAGCACCTCCAGCTCGCGCTCCCGCACCGCACCCGTCTGCTCGATCAGGACGGTGAGCCCCCGCGCCTCGGCCGCGCGGATGACGGAGTCCGCCAGCTCGGCGAAGTACGGCAGCGACAGCTCGGGCAGGGCCAGGCCGACGAGCCCGGTGC of Cellulomonas dongxiuzhuiae contains these proteins:
- a CDS encoding GNAT family N-acetyltransferase, which translates into the protein MRTARPQDATALAELAAVTFPLACPPGSTAQDQQAFLAAHLSAERFVEHTSAADRAVLVTATPDDELLGYTVLVTGEPADEDARAAVHIRPAVELSKCYVHPDHHGAGVASALLRTSFEHARALGGMGMWLGVNQHNARAQAFYAREGFAVVGVKHFRVGSRLEDDYVLERPL
- a CDS encoding TIM-barrel domain-containing protein; translated protein: MTWALTPPMGWNSWDCYGTTVTEAEVLANARFMAERLLPHGWDTVVVDIDWSDPDARPHGYTQDADLVLDGNGYPQPAPGRFPSAAGGRGFADLAAQVHAMGLRFGVHVLRGIPRRAVAARLPVAGADSAPSGGPVTTADIADTSSTCAWNGHMYGLDHAHPAAQTWLDGLVAQLASWGVDLVKVDDMLAPFHADAVTAWSRAIERSGRQIVLSLSPGTALSTAHLPVLRAHAQMWRVCDDLWDRWEDVHANFARLARWAPFQQPGGWADADMLPLGRIGIRAERGEDRASRLTPDEQRTLLTLWVMARSPLMMGGDLPTSDAATVALLTTPAVGHVLRTATDGRELLREPADDGEVVVWSARCATGATRYVAVFWTGTGTRTQRLPLSGLVGDAAAVRGWTVRDLWSGDPLPPPEPTAEPGGRLTLDVPSHGVRWVALDPVGPDAPG
- a CDS encoding LacI family DNA-binding transcriptional regulator, translating into MHEVAARAGVSIKTVSNVVNGYPYIRDTTRERVQHAIDELGYHVNVTARNLRSGRTGLVGLALPELSLPYFAELADSVIRAAEARGLTVLIEQTGAVRERELEVLRGQRRQFTDGLIYSPLALGPDDVHELDGIGHPMVLLGERIFGGPADHVTMSNVEAARAATQHLLDLGRRRIAVVGAHPGETVGSAALRVQGYAAALAENGVPFDPRLVGEAGPWRRPAGAETMARLLDADLGIDAVFGLNDVLALGALHTLHLRRIDVPGQIAVIGFDDIEETAYSSPTLSTVRPGRDQIAQTAVDLLAARIGAAGDGGPFQQVVPDFAVVPRQSTLGEHAGA